Within Aricia agestis chromosome Z, ilAriAges1.1, whole genome shotgun sequence, the genomic segment tactaataattactgtgtaacTAAGTTACAGATATCAGAAAGGTCTGAACGGACACGGGCATAACACATAGTGTTTTGCATTCGTACCTAGGTCGCCCTAGTGCATACCGAGAGCCCGAGTCTAGTGACTGAGCTCTAGCCCGTTATTTGTGTAAGAATGCAACGGAACGAAAAGGAATTTCATTGAAGTGGAGAAGCTCACCGGACCGGTTCGCGCTGGCCAGCCGAGTCTAGATCGGCCGGATgacaatttaataaattactCGCGTCGACTAACCACTATAGTAATTTTAATTGCTACGATACgatgtattttataaatatcgaTTTCGAAAAAGTCGCGTCAGTTGCGCGGGAAAATTTTACAACGCATGCGCGGTTAGTACTGTAATGCTAAATACGTAAAAGTTACATTTTCGCGCCAATTTACACAATCGACACCACGCTGATACTGCATTATCACAAGAATTTTAGGCCCCGTTATCTCAGATAGAGTAttcgtcacgactcacgataaACTAAAAAATCTGTTGAACTTGCTGtttgtacattatttttaaattattgtacttaCACCATTTTCCCTTCGAGAtgattttatttagatttttttttttacttgataCTACATAATAGGAATagtttcaaattaaaatacatagatTACGCAATGTCATTTTAAACGCTACTAACCTAATTGTCTGGAGACTGATAAGGCGCTAGGTGCTTTTGACCCGTGTTTTATCATGATAGATTGCGAGTTGCCAAACAGCATTTAAAATGTTCTCATTAAGTAGGTAAGCTAAGTAGGGCGGCGGCTGTATTGTAAGTTCCTTTGAGGGTTATCCAGGTCGTAGAATCCGGTTTTCGACCGCACCGAACACTGCAGCCGCGCATTCCAATCGCAATATTGATTATAAGGACATTTTAAGTTTTTCTCATTTCCCGCGCGTTCGATATTCGAATGTCGAAATGCGAACAACTAGCGCCATCTACATTTGGTGATGCGTgactttgttctttttttatttgcatACCAAATCATTAAGTTCAGAAAATATtgaaactgataaaaaaaattacatctcTAGTCATAGTGGATTTGTAACTCAGAgggaaaataagaaaatatttaaccgcatcggttaaatattttcttattttagaatatttatttaaattgggtttttcgcattacatatttttatttccaaGGCCTTCAAAagatattgattattattgatcTGGGCAACCTGAACTATAATTTAGGCTTAAAGTTAGTGATTTAAACGGTACAAATGTTCCAAACTAAATTACCTATAACCGGCCTGAATAATAGTACTAGCCTTGTCGTACTTGTGAAATATGGTATAAGTTAACTGGGGCATATTAAGTATATTcttaaattcatcatcatcatcataaaacTAGTAGTATCAATTTTACTACCGCTTTAGTAGGCATTTTAATAGacatctaattttatttaagatacagagattttttaaaataaaatttgaaaactttaaaattgagaaaaatgCGTCCCAAAAGTATAAGGAAAATTGTCTGGAAATTTAAAGTCGGAGTGGAAAGCTAGTGAAATGTATAAAACGTAGTAGGAACGACCTTGTCGATAtctatagatagatagatagaccGTAGCACTTGTGTGAGATAATGGCCGAAATACTGGGTCAGTAGGCGATTCCATtcctttataaatattttaaagttgtttaaATGTTCTACAAAAAGTAATATGTTTGCTTTGATAATTCGAAGCAGTTTAACGTTTTAAAGCAACATATTAACCaataaagcatattattttatgtcaCGAAGGACAACTAGAATCTATTGCTACGACGATATCCAAagtccaaactaatattaaagtTGACAACGTCTTTAACGTCACTTGCAATCAGGTTCTTGtcgtataagttataaccatagacataatattataatatatattatgtctatggttataACTGATATTTAGCACTGATTAACGAAGCAAAGTGACTAAAGGACTAGAATTCAGGCCcgcaaaaaaaactagatcataGACAATATCGCGTGTGAATTTTCCGCTAGAGGCGCTAGTGTCGCGCGAGGTCCAAAAACCTCTATTTTGTTCTAGTTTTAGCGGTCTTCGTGACTAAAATGATTATTTATTCCTTATAAGACTAAAATTATGCCAAAAAGTATTGTTTAGTTTATCGTCGATCAATTTAAATGCTTTGAGAGCGAAATTTAGGAAATAAATAATCGTAAAAAAATACTCGGTtattaaaaaatagcaaaagtaAAGgagatatataaatatttaattaaataaatgggATTCTAGATTATTATAAAGTCAACTTTAAGgttgccttcacattaagttaatgtgaaggcagcctaataGCTATACTTCGGACCTTAGTCGACAGTTGCGCCATCTATTGAGCAAAAAAAACGGTAGCCCTCATTTtgtgacttttttttatttcggtACAGGCCAGCAGCAAAAGACGAGGTCCATACTCCATAGGTATTATGTGAGTGATGAGGGAAATTGCGCATAGGAATTTAAAGTCTAAGTTTATAGTAATTATTGAGTGTCGCAATAGTATAGGTAAGAATGGCGCGTAATAAAAGGCGCCTCACTGCGACCTTGGGCGAGCTATCAATTTTGATAACACGTATCACACTAGCATAAATTTGAATTGTCTTATCACGAAAAAGGTCTTAACTCCGCCTCGATAACGACACGGCAAcaagattattataataattcgagtttttttatacaataattcTGTTTTAATGCCTCAATATTTGCATTTGCATGTATCGACATGCAAATGCAAATATTGAGGCATATTACGCCCAACTACGTCTTAAAACTCCGCTAACAATTGACGCTATTTTTGGAACACCGTGTATTTCCGGCCACCACGAAACTTTTAAAATTGAAGTCGCCGAGAATTCAAAGTCTTTCAAAGATTGCGCTATTCATTGAGATGCTGTACAGCTGTTGAGATGGGTGTGGCGTTGACATAGTAACAGCAGGAATCGATACACATGACGTAACGGAGCCGGTTTACAAACGGATACTAGCTAGCGCTGGAGCACATACCTACATTCCGGTACGGCGTACTAATACCAGGATAATTGCGAGCTAACAAAAGCAAAAACTGCTAAAACATTTTCCGTTCCACGTAGGTAGATACTGGCATTCAAAAATTGGCGCGAACGCGAATGGCGCCCAAAATCTAGGTCATCGTTCGAAACTCAAAGTGCCGGCCGATGATTGAAACCATAAGGTGCGTAATTACTCGTTTGACGTTTCGCACGCCCGTGAACTTGTGTAAAACACCGCCAAGGTCGGCCCAATCGATCCGCCATAACATCCGCCATGCCCAAACCATACCTCTACTTGCGTAACGCGTAAGtgggttacgacttacgagcgaCGAACTGTGGGATGATGAGAAAGTTAGAAAAATTATAAACACAGCTCCTGCACGAGCTAATTAGCATTGTCAGTTACAATCATTAGTATACAGGACGTTACTGATCTTTAAATCGTGTTTTTTGTCCTACCTTGCAGAAAGAAGTAAAAAagtgtgaaataaaaaaaaatcatctactTTTTATCACCAATCAGTCGTTTTTCGGGAAAGAAATCACAAAGGTAaacatttaatttcattaaaccGAGACCGAAAACGCTAAGTCATTTTCTCGTTCGAGTCCATTAAGCTCAACCCGAGGAACGAAGAGTTTTTCAAAAGCCGGCTCTATCAAACAACCTGTATAAGATAGCGTGAGCGGAGCGCGTCacgataatttttaattatcgctcACAAATGCCAGTGAACCTGGCCTCGTGGCTAGCGGACCGTGCGCTCGAGACGGGTCACACCCGGCGACGACATCTCTAGACGGACTTGGCTACCACACTAGTAACCCAGCTACACTTTTTTACTACCCTCAAAAAAACTAAGATTTTTCTAGTATGTATTTTTTGGCTCTTGTTAAAATATGATGGTGGTAAACTATAATTACGTGTGTAAACTTCAAGACTCGTCGATAAGTTATCGTGTTGCGTCACAAACACGGAAACCGAATTTTTATGACATACGTGAATAGCTAGAACGTAATTTGCCAAAAATCGCCCAACAGAATCGAACATGCAAATTCAAGCTCCAAAAGTTAAATGTCGTAGGAAAATGAccctttttgtattttaatcaaACAATTAAAACAGTCAAATTATCTTTGAGTGACTCGATTCGATATACTCATCGAATGTTATACACATAATAAAGTCGTGCGGTATAACGGCTCCGTGTGTTGCGTAATTAATGCATTTCACCAAAACTTCGGTCCTTTCACCGTCTAGCTCAACACTCGAACGTTATCAACAGATTCAATAGGTAGCAAGACGAGCAAACTTTGCACCCCTTAATTGGAGTAACTTGTCGGAAAACTTTCGTCTAATTATTAAGTTAAGACAGCGGGCGCATCCTTCGAAATCAGTTTTCTTCTCATCAATAGTTGACAACTGAGCTGAGCGGTCGCAATAGATCTGCAAAATGAGTCATAGCGTTCTCACGGCGAGGTAGATGACTAATCGAGTTTCAAGTGGGAGAGCTCGAATGAAAGGTATCGGCGATCTAGAATAGATAGATAGGTCTCAAAATATCGTCGGTCGGAGAAAGGTTTCCTCGTGAGGTCGATATAGACACGCAGCAGACCGGAGATGCGGACACAATACCGCAGTATCGCTTACACTCCGACACTCCACGGCGGTAACGGCTAATCGCCCCGGCGCCACGGAAAGAGAAAACGGTCACGTGGAAATCGAGCCCATACTCCCCCATACGGCGTACGCCATCCACGCCTACGGCCCGACGTCAGGCGATCCGTATTTGAAGACCGGCGCCCATATGACGGAATTAGACCGACGGAGATGAGCTCGTAACTATGCGGAAATCGAATAAAAAGATTGCGTTGGTGCGTAAATTTATCGTCGCTTCGGTGTATTATACCTTTATCTCGCGATACGAATCACTCGGGCGTCCCTGAGTCGGGCCCGTTTTGCGAGCCGCCTGCCCACGTATGCCGCTTCTATTTCTAGCCGGTAATCGGAAATTCTCGGTTAGCGCGTATCGGGAATCGAGCTTAGCCATACTCAGTGTACTGCTGACATAATTATTCGCTAATGCAACCGGATAGACGTTGCGATTTCCGCGAAACATGCGGAGCAGCGAAAACTCGATACGGCTGAATGCGTCCTCACGGCGACTGCGGCATAATGCCATTCCATGCTTCCGTCATCACCACTCAAGCAAGTAATAatgtagtaaaaatataaatttaattatcctGCTCATTTGGGAGTCCCGGTCGAGTGGCCTCGATTCTAGAAAAAGCAGGTACATTAACGAGGAGACGCCCGTGTTGAGGCAGTCACTATTGACGCCACCAACCCCGTACGTCTCGTACATTTCCCCCGTAAATCCTTCGAATTGcgccaaattcgagttaaactgTACTGCGTCATGAATTTTAATCTAGCGCTCGAGGTGAAATATGGAATGTCAGGATGGCGTGTCCCGCAGTCGTCGCAAGCTAAATTCTGTCGGTGACGCCGGAAAGCGTATCCACCGGTGGATAACCGTCCATTGAGTGCGGACGATGCGGTAGAAATCGCGCACGCGCTCTAGTTTTGGCGCGAACGGCAGTGACGTCAGGCGTCTGGATCGATGTCGACAGACGCTGCGGTAGTACGGCGGGGTCGACGTCCTCCCCCCTCCCCTCCCACCTGACTGCTGCAATCGCATCCCGCCCCGACTACATTTAGTCCCGCACTTAGGTCCGCCTATAGGTACCCCGACAATCGCGCGCCTTTTGTACCTATGCGAACGTAATTAACGTTTTTATGAATGAAAGTATGCGACATATAATCACGTAACGAACGTACTCCGGTCTCCGAGTAGTATAACTCGAATGAGCTTTAATGATAGTTGCGAAATAATGCCCGTCTCGACAAACTCGCGCATTTAATTTCGCGAGTTCTAAACGTTCTCTCGCTTGTTACAGAGGAGGAAATCGACGTGGTGTCCGTCGGCAACTCCACCCAGACCTTCACCGGCGTGGTGTCGCCGTCGCAGACGCTCGAGTACGGCCAGGAGTACACGAGAATATCCCCGATCCAGGAGAAGCACCACCCGCGCGCCGGCGACGCCTCGCACAGACCGCGGCCCACCGTGGCGAGGAAGCGGCTGATACCGCCCGTGAACATCGCGGCCTCCGTGccccggcggcggcgcggcccAGGCAGACGAGGCCGGCCCAACACTGACACAGACTCCGAGGCCGAGTCCCCCGAGATCGAGCGCCGGTCGATACACAACGACATGGAGCGCCTGCGACGCATCGGCCTCAAGAACCTCTTCGACGAGCTCAAGAAGCAGATCCCCGCGACCAGGGACAAGGAGCGGGCCCCCAAGGTGGTCATCCTGCGCGAGGCCGCCGCCCTCTGCCGCAAGCTCAGGGAAGAGGAGCTCGAGAGGGAACAGCTCAAGAAGAAGCAGGACAAGCTGCTCATCAAACTCCGGAAGCTACGCGTCACCGCCGCCAAACGATGCCGACAATTTTGAGCAGCCGATCTGTAAATTTGGTTACTAGTTGGGAGTCGACGAACTCCCGGTGCGATGCTCGAGAGCTGACAACTCTTCGGTATGTAAACCTCCCCCCTCCCCGCGTGCCGGCTCGGGGCGGGCAATCGAGAGGGAAGTTCTGAAGCATCGTCTATCAATATCCTAGTTTTTGGTCAGCTTTTACGGCTTACTCGGCTTCTGTGCGACGCGTATCAATGTGACATTTAGCAGTGCCAAAGTGAGCCATAAAACTGTGGGAACCTAAGTCTTCAAATTATACAATAGCTCAGACTGCTTCGTTAACTAGTAGACTGGTTTATACCTCtcgtttttgaaaaaaatacttagtcGACTTAAGGCACAGATTTACCCCATGTTGATGTAATTATGAGAAAGTTAAGCTTACGTTATTTCGAAGAATAAGTAGGATATTTTTACCGGATTTTACTCGAAACGTGAGGACGAATATGTCGAGTAGTCGTACTACTGCCCTAATGTAAATAGAACCGGTAGTACGGTCGGTAGTCTAGGTGTAAAGCAGGCTGGCAAACATAAGTTGCTGGCCCCGCGAATAGCTCAGGAGGCGCAGGCCACTCTATATGTTTTCGGCCCTATTCGTAGAATTTACTTTTCATCCCCGCCGCGCATCAAAATGCCCGCCGGGGTAGTGATATCGATAAGgtttaatttgatattataaGTGTACACTAGGTTAGTTTGCTTACGGTTTTTGTagtgttttttttgttattttgtaaattttaacaattatatttttatatttaatcgcGATGTAACCGGATCACCGTTTTACCTAACATCTTTTAAGCATTTTTGGACCATTTTTGGATTTTAATGTAGGTGAACTGCACgaacatgatatttttattCATCGCTCATTATGATATTCGT encodes:
- the LOC121738693 gene encoding myc proto-oncogene protein: MSLLIDNVFQFDVWETMDQETMELTRTSEFWTQVQYEADRIDLIPPADNSDDLENDLDWRIPETPEDPPKESIVHHDCMWAGSDSVRNSNTFVPSDLMVATPGQSLLRRDASPPRPETPPSVDGDDVPEFLHAVDVAGTALRLLRDSAAVAADHSYTLARQHMDYLGVQTPSDSGESEEEIDVVSVGNSTQTFTGVVSPSQTLEYGQEYTRISPIQEKHHPRAGDASHRPRPTVARKRLIPPVNIAASVPRRRRGPGRRGRPNTDTDSEAESPEIERRSIHNDMERLRRIGLKNLFDELKKQIPATRDKERAPKVVILREAAALCRKLREEELEREQLKKKQDKLLIKLRKLRVTAAKRCRQF